In Nitrospirota bacterium, a single window of DNA contains:
- a CDS encoding 4Fe-4S binding protein has translation MYLVSIDAEKCEGCEECVNNCPVSVFQMQNGKAVVVQADLCEGCETCTSVCSSGAVTLQEM, from the coding sequence ATGTATCTTGTATCAATCGATGCAGAGAAATGCGAGGGCTGTGAGGAGTGTGTCAATAACTGCCCTGTAAGTGTATTTCAGATGCAGAATGGAAAGGCAGTGGTTGTACAGGCTGACCTTTGCGAGGGCTGTGAGACCTGCACATCTGTATGCTCATCAGGAGCAGTGACATTGCAGGAGATGTAA
- a CDS encoding 4Fe-4S dicluster domain-containing protein, which translates to MSMDRRQFIKIAGISTVLGFGGTLGLSKLKDSWASEMLQSPEALNAKHWAMVIDVKKLTSEEHYDKAISACHRAHNVPNIGNPKEEVKWLWKETYEHAFPGMEQEYMPEGIKHKPFLLLCNHCENPPCVRVCPTKATFKRESDGIVMQDMHRCIGCRFCMAACPFGARSFNWRDPRPFIKEQDENKEFPTRTKGVVEKCTFCYERLAKGEMPACVEAVKDTKALVFGDLSDPNSEVRKILSTHYSIRRKPELGTQPSVYYLIGGEENA; encoded by the coding sequence ATGAGCATGGATAGAAGACAATTTATAAAGATAGCTGGAATCTCCACTGTTTTGGGCTTTGGTGGCACTCTGGGTCTAAGTAAGTTGAAGGATAGCTGGGCATCAGAGATGCTTCAATCTCCAGAGGCACTTAATGCAAAGCACTGGGCAATGGTCATCGATGTAAAAAAGCTTACCTCAGAAGAACACTATGACAAGGCTATAAGTGCATGCCACCGTGCACACAATGTCCCTAATATAGGAAATCCAAAGGAAGAGGTCAAGTGGCTCTGGAAGGAGACATATGAGCATGCATTCCCTGGCATGGAGCAGGAGTACATGCCTGAGGGTATAAAGCACAAGCCATTCCTACTTCTTTGCAACCACTGCGAGAACCCTCCTTGCGTGAGGGTCTGCCCGACAAAGGCTACATTCAAGAGGGAATCGGATGGAATAGTTATGCAGGATATGCATCGCTGTATTGGGTGCAGGTTCTGTATGGCTGCCTGTCCTTTTGGTGCAAGAAGCTTTAACTGGCGCGACCCAAGACCCTTTATAAAAGAGCAAGATGAGAACAAGGAGTTTCCTACAAGGACAAAGGGCGTTGTTGAGAAATGCACTTTCTGCTACGAGAGGCTTGCAAAAGGAGAGATGCCTGCCTGTGTGGAGGCAGTTAAGGATACAAAGGCATTGGTCTTTGGAGACCTTTCCGACCCAAACTCAGAGGTCAGAAAGATTCTCTCTACGCACTACAGTATCAGGCGAAAACCCGAGCTTGGCACACAGCCCAGCGTTTATTATTTGATAGGAGGTGAGGAGAATGCTTGA
- a CDS encoding sulfurtransferase TusA family protein: MGELSSSTPNETLDVLGRVCPYPLVLAKKAVEKLSSGQILKILCDAPASAEDTIPRWCEKNGHKFEAVKLEDKGYWELFIQKT, from the coding sequence ATGGGTGAATTAAGCAGTTCGACTCCGAATGAGACCCTCGATGTCTTAGGCAGGGTATGCCCTTATCCGCTTGTGCTTGCAAAGAAGGCTGTCGAGAAGCTCTCATCGGGCCAGATTTTGAAGATTCTCTGCGATGCACCAGCATCGGCTGAGGACACAATTCCGAGGTGGTGTGAAAAAAATGGACATAAGTTTGAGGCTGTAAAGTTAGAGGACAAAGGCTACTGGGAGCTTTTTATACAGAAAACCTGA
- the dsrJ gene encoding sulfate reduction electron transfer complex DsrMKJOP subunit DsrJ yields the protein MYDSGKIIVGLLIFVGIVTFPFYYNAGKAVAKPDLKLDTPVIQQMPEAERKCVETKEFMRGGHMQLLNNWRDSVVREGNRVYVSSNTGKRHTMSLQNTCMNCHSNKKKFCDECHNYMVVKPYCWDCHIQPKEKEL from the coding sequence ATGTATGACAGCGGTAAGATAATTGTCGGACTTCTTATCTTTGTGGGGATTGTGACATTTCCATTTTACTATAATGCAGGAAAGGCAGTTGCCAAGCCAGACCTGAAATTAGACACCCCTGTTATCCAGCAGATGCCTGAGGCAGAAAGGAAATGCGTAGAGACAAAGGAATTTATGAGGGGCGGGCATATGCAGCTGCTGAATAACTGGAGGGATTCGGTTGTCCGTGAGGGTAATAGGGTTTATGTAAGCAGTAATACTGGAAAACGGCATACAATGAGCCTTCAGAACACATGCATGAACTGCCATTCTAACAAGAAGAAGTTCTGTGACGAATGTCACAATTACATGGTGGTGAAGCCTTACTGCTGGGACTGCCATATACAGCCAAAGGAGAAGGAGTTATGA
- a CDS encoding sulfurtransferase TusB (in Escherichai coli the heterohexameric TusBCD complex is involved in sulfur related that results in thiouridation to U34 position in some tRNAs), with product MKMGVFVSDYKMAGDTLQRLKADGIVLVLNGVYHAFIKEGGKPSPVLDRASNIYALSEDIETRGLSAGSIDSRVKVVNYNGLVDLIFSDYEKLAWL from the coding sequence ATGAAAATGGGCGTTTTTGTCAGCGATTACAAGATGGCAGGGGATACGCTTCAAAGGCTCAAAGCCGATGGCATTGTCCTCGTATTAAACGGTGTTTATCATGCCTTTATAAAAGAAGGCGGAAAACCCTCACCTGTCTTAGATAGGGCATCGAATATTTATGCCTTATCAGAGGACATCGAGACAAGGGGACTTTCGGCTGGAAGCATAGACAGCCGTGTCAAGGTGGTCAATTACAACGGACTGGTTGACCTTATATTCAGTGATTATGAAAAATTAGCATGGCTATAG
- the pstS gene encoding phosphate ABC transporter substrate-binding protein PstS, with product MFGIQVINRLLLTLGLVLGLSHTVVGETLNGAGATFPYPLYSQWFYTYEKTTGIKINYQSIGSGAGIKQVIEGTVDFGASDAPLKEEELKKHNLIQFPMVGGAIAIVYNVPGVQKGLRLSPESIADIYLGKLTRWDDQKIKAENPNIKLPPIPIIVVHRADGSGTTNIFTWFLSDVSKDWKDTVGSGTSVKWHSGIGGKGNEGVAGLVRGTRGAIGYVELAYATQTGMTYAEIRNRDGNYVEPSIETTQKASASATITESFYIKFTYSKGKDSYPIAGFTYLILRKAMDKAKLNKIVKFVEWAYKNGNQFAVKLYYVPLSQELKTKVLEALRKL from the coding sequence ATGTTCGGCATTCAGGTAATAAATAGATTATTACTCACACTCGGATTAGTCCTCGGCTTAAGCCATACGGTTGTAGGAGAGACCCTGAATGGCGCAGGCGCAACATTCCCTTATCCGCTTTATTCGCAGTGGTTTTACACATATGAAAAAACAACGGGCATAAAGATAAACTATCAGTCCATAGGAAGTGGCGCAGGCATAAAGCAGGTAATCGAGGGCACAGTTGACTTTGGTGCATCAGATGCACCTCTTAAGGAAGAAGAGCTCAAAAAACATAATCTCATACAGTTTCCAATGGTTGGTGGCGCTATAGCCATTGTCTATAATGTACCGGGTGTTCAAAAAGGCTTAAGGCTAAGCCCTGAGAGTATCGCAGACATCTACTTAGGGAAACTCACAAGATGGGACGACCAAAAGATAAAGGCAGAAAACCCTAATATAAAGCTTCCACCTATACCAATAATCGTAGTTCATCGCGCCGATGGCTCAGGCACAACGAATATATTTACATGGTTTCTCTCTGATGTAAGTAAGGACTGGAAGGACACTGTTGGCTCAGGCACATCTGTTAAATGGCACTCTGGAATAGGAGGTAAAGGCAATGAAGGGGTTGCAGGACTTGTAAGGGGCACAAGGGGTGCGATAGGCTATGTTGAATTGGCATATGCCACTCAGACAGGAATGACCTATGCAGAGATCAGAAACAGGGATGGAAATTATGTTGAGCCATCTATTGAGACTACTCAAAAAGCATCAGCCAGTGCCACTATAACTGAAAGTTTCTACATTAAATTCACATACTCAAAAGGCAAAGACTCATATCCCATAGCAGGCTTTACATATCTAATTCTGAGAAAGGCTATGGATAAGGCAAAGCTCAATAAGATTGTTAAGTTCGTTGAGTGGGCATATAAAAACGGTAACCAGTTTGCAGTTAAACTTTATTATGTGCCATTATCTCAGGAGCTAAAAACAAAGGTATTAGAGGCACTAAGAAAACTTTAA
- a CDS encoding DsrE family protein, protein MGTLTIGCFPGLVGSAVYDFALKLSDAAAGKGHKVNLWFSGNATGSAKANQKHLKDYSTGEKYVKALLEKGVEICTCEACTLARGVQKTDAIAGIQWNAMHWYLAKIHASDRVLHIGGE, encoded by the coding sequence ATGGGAACTTTGACGATAGGATGTTTCCCCGGGCTCGTTGGCTCGGCAGTCTATGATTTCGCACTTAAGCTTTCCGATGCCGCAGCAGGCAAGGGCCACAAGGTAAACCTATGGTTTTCAGGTAATGCCACTGGCTCGGCAAAGGCAAACCAGAAGCATCTGAAGGACTACTCAACAGGCGAAAAGTATGTAAAGGCACTCCTTGAAAAAGGCGTCGAAATCTGCACATGCGAGGCATGCACACTGGCAAGAGGTGTTCAGAAGACAGATGCAATAGCAGGCATACAGTGGAATGCCATGCACTGGTATCTGGCAAAGATACACGCCTCAGACAGAGTCCTTCATATAGGAGGTGAGTAA
- a CDS encoding DsrE family protein, whose translation MADVKLAIVVQKPQYKGETSRLGITHAISYQTVEILLEDGDTVTPKLCFIGEGVLGLEKGQKAMEAYGVTSSETHLKNALLVDLDVFICKDDLDRFGISTDRLPDAEDMGADKKLQFVPYSEIQKIIDEARHVLFF comes from the coding sequence ATGGCTGATGTAAAGCTTGCAATAGTAGTTCAAAAACCTCAGTATAAAGGCGAGACCTCAAGGCTTGGCATAACACATGCCATCTCCTATCAGACCGTTGAGATACTCCTCGAAGACGGAGATACGGTTACCCCAAAGCTCTGCTTTATAGGAGAAGGGGTTTTGGGGCTTGAGAAGGGGCAGAAGGCAATGGAGGCATACGGGGTAACAAGCTCGGAGACTCATCTGAAAAACGCACTTTTAGTTGACCTCGATGTATTTATATGTAAAGATGACCTCGACAGATTCGGCATCTCCACTGACAGACTTCCTGATGCAGAAGACATGGGAGCTGACAAGAAGCTCCAGTTTGTGCCTTATTCGGAGATTCAGAAGATAATCGATGAAGCAAGGCATGTGCTTTTCTTTTAA
- the nrfD gene encoding polysulfide reductase NrfD → MLERALTGSGRYWRWILFLLAIIGVGFLVYLRQFKVGLGITGMSRDVSWGLYIGQFTFLVGVAASAVMLVLPYYLHNHKVFGKITILGEFLAVASVVMCMLFIFVDMGQPMRVMNVILHPTPNSVMFWDAVVLSGYLLLNIVVGWTILGAESKGVAPQKWVKPVIILSIIWAPSIHTVTAFLYSGLPGRHFWLSAVMAARFLASAFSAGPALLIILCLILRKTTKFDAGREAIQSLGKIVTYFMITNVFLLGLEVFTAFYSNIPGHMHPFQYLFAGIEGHGKLVPLMWASGLFAVVSVIMLVIPSVRAKEGALAFASALVFLSLWIDKGFGLIVGGFVPNPFEKVTEYWPTWPEVIITLAVWAVGFLVLTVLYKVAVSVKEEVA, encoded by the coding sequence ATGCTTGAGCGAGCACTAACTGGAAGTGGTAGGTACTGGAGATGGATACTCTTTCTTCTTGCGATTATCGGTGTGGGGTTTCTGGTTTATCTCAGGCAGTTCAAGGTAGGTCTTGGAATAACAGGCATGAGCAGGGATGTGTCATGGGGACTCTATATAGGGCAGTTTACCTTTCTTGTTGGAGTTGCGGCATCTGCGGTTATGCTCGTTCTGCCTTATTATCTCCATAACCACAAGGTGTTTGGAAAGATAACCATACTCGGAGAGTTCCTTGCCGTGGCATCTGTTGTGATGTGCATGCTGTTTATCTTTGTGGACATGGGTCAGCCAATGAGGGTCATGAATGTCATTCTACATCCGACCCCAAATTCCGTGATGTTCTGGGATGCAGTTGTCCTTAGTGGGTATCTCCTTTTGAACATCGTAGTGGGCTGGACAATCTTAGGTGCCGAGAGTAAGGGAGTGGCTCCTCAAAAGTGGGTTAAGCCTGTGATAATCCTTTCCATTATCTGGGCACCGAGCATACACACTGTTACTGCATTTCTCTACTCAGGACTTCCTGGAAGGCACTTCTGGCTAAGCGCTGTTATGGCGGCAAGATTTTTGGCATCGGCTTTCTCAGCAGGCCCTGCACTCTTAATAATACTCTGCCTTATCTTGAGAAAGACCACAAAGTTCGATGCAGGCAGGGAGGCTATACAGAGTTTAGGAAAGATTGTCACTTATTTCATGATTACCAATGTGTTTCTGCTTGGACTTGAGGTCTTTACTGCTTTCTATAGCAATATACCCGGGCACATGCATCCATTTCAGTATCTGTTTGCAGGTATCGAAGGGCATGGCAAACTCGTTCCACTAATGTGGGCATCAGGACTGTTTGCAGTGGTATCGGTCATCATGCTCGTAATCCCCTCTGTAAGGGCAAAAGAGGGTGCACTTGCATTTGCCTCTGCGTTAGTGTTCCTTTCCTTATGGATAGACAAGGGTTTTGGCTTGATTGTGGGCGGGTTCGTCCCGAATCCATTTGAAAAGGTCACCGAGTATTGGCCTACATGGCCCGAGGTAATAATCACACTCGCTGTCTGGGCAGTCGGCTTTCTGGTGCTTACTGTTCTTTATAAAGTGGCGGTCTCGGTCAAAGAAGAGGTCGCATAA